From a single Sulfolobus sp. E5-1-F genomic region:
- the radA gene encoding DNA repair and recombination protein RadA → MSNEVEQKKSVKTINDLPGISQTVINKLIEAGYSSLETLAVASPQDLSVAAGIPLSTAQKIIKEARDALDIRFKTALEVKKERMNVKKISTGSQALDGLLGGGIETRTMTEFFGEFGSGKTQLCHQLSVNVQLPLEKGGLSGKAVYIDTEGTFRWERIENMAKALGLDIDNVMNNIYYIRAINTDHQIAIVDDLQELVSKDPSIKLIVVDSVTSHFRAEYPGRENLAIRQQKLNKHLHQLTRLAEVYDIAVIITNQVMARPDMFYGDPTVAVGGHTLYHVPGIRIQLKKSRGNRRIARVVDAPHLPEGEVVFALTEEGIRDAEE, encoded by the coding sequence ATGTCAAATGAAGTTGAGCAGAAAAAGAGTGTAAAAACAATTAATGATTTACCTGGAATTAGCCAGACTGTAATTAACAAGCTAATAGAAGCTGGTTACTCTTCCCTTGAAACCTTAGCCGTTGCATCTCCACAAGATCTGAGTGTAGCAGCTGGTATTCCGCTGTCTACAGCGCAAAAGATAATTAAAGAAGCTAGAGACGCATTAGATATAAGGTTTAAGACGGCTTTAGAAGTCAAAAAAGAGCGAATGAACGTTAAGAAAATATCTACCGGTAGTCAAGCATTAGACGGTCTTTTAGGTGGGGGTATAGAAACTAGGACTATGACTGAATTTTTCGGCGAATTTGGGTCTGGTAAGACGCAACTATGTCATCAGTTAAGTGTTAATGTACAATTACCACTTGAGAAAGGTGGCTTATCTGGTAAAGCAGTTTATATAGACACTGAAGGTACTTTTAGGTGGGAAAGAATTGAAAATATGGCTAAAGCTCTAGGATTAGATATTGATAATGTGATGAATAATATATATTATATAAGAGCGATAAATACAGATCACCAAATAGCTATTGTTGATGATTTGCAAGAGTTAGTCAGTAAAGATCCTTCAATTAAATTAATTGTTGTAGATTCTGTAACTTCTCATTTTAGGGCAGAATACCCTGGAAGAGAAAATTTAGCTATAAGGCAACAGAAGCTTAACAAACACTTACATCAATTAACCAGACTTGCAGAGGTTTATGATATTGCAGTGATTATAACTAATCAAGTAATGGCTAGGCCAGATATGTTTTATGGAGATCCCACCGTAGCAGTTGGTGGTCACACCCTTTATCACGTACCGGGGATAAGAATTCAGCTTAAAAAGAGCAGAGGAAATAGAAGGATAGCGAGAGTTGTTGACGCTCCGCATTTACCAGAAGGAGAAGTAGTGTTTGCATTAACTGAAGAAGGAATAAGGGACGCCGAAGAGTAA
- a CDS encoding prephenate dehydratase → MVDADGIYYLGPEGSFTHEAATLLNEGNLKSELTISLVFKKVKEREGSIGIVPIENSIEGPVNETLDNLYTYDNIYVVGEIERKIELALAARSTDLSQIKRIYSHPHAFNEAREKLKELGFNEYIPVESTSKAAQIVSRDSEAAAICSTFAAKLYNLKVLFTINPHNNYTRFVVLSKKMSSNGTKSMILFTVPHKPGALYKVLQIFYEYNINISMIYSRPLKSIPWQYYFYLEYEGDISNHEFIEKLAKSTSVLKIKGSFSKLNNDSRF, encoded by the coding sequence ATGGTAGATGCAGATGGAATTTATTATTTAGGTCCGGAGGGAAGTTTTACACACGAGGCAGCTACTCTGCTTAATGAAGGAAATTTGAAGAGTGAATTAACAATATCTTTAGTATTTAAGAAAGTCAAGGAAAGAGAAGGTTCTATAGGTATAGTTCCAATAGAAAATAGCATAGAAGGACCGGTAAATGAAACCCTTGATAATCTCTACACTTATGATAATATATATGTTGTAGGCGAGATTGAGAGAAAGATAGAACTCGCTTTAGCTGCTAGAAGTACTGATTTGAGTCAGATTAAGAGAATATACTCACATCCCCATGCTTTCAATGAGGCTAGAGAAAAGTTAAAGGAGTTAGGCTTTAACGAATACATACCAGTAGAAAGTACTTCAAAGGCTGCACAGATTGTATCTCGAGATTCGGAGGCTGCGGCTATTTGTTCTACTTTTGCAGCTAAGCTTTATAATTTAAAAGTTCTCTTCACAATTAATCCACATAATAATTATACTAGATTTGTAGTTCTATCTAAAAAAATGAGCTCTAATGGAACTAAGTCAATGATATTATTTACTGTTCCTCATAAGCCTGGAGCTCTTTATAAGGTTCTTCAAATATTTTATGAATATAATATAAATATTTCGATGATATATTCTAGGCCATTGAAATCAATACCTTGGCAATATTACTTTTATTTAGAGTATGAAGGCGATATCTCAAATCATGAGTTTATTGAAAAACTAGCTAAGTCTACATCTGTATTAAAAATAAAAGGATCTTTCTCTAAACTAAATAACGATTCCAGGTTTTAG
- a CDS encoding formate--phosphoribosylaminoimidazolecarboxamide ligase family protein, which translates to MNVKIAALASHSALDVFDGAKDEGFQTIGLCKKGREKPYLEFKAILDKCIILDDFKEIVSDEVQDRLLSENAIIIPNRSLAVYVGYDGIEKMKTKVFGNRYMLRWEERVGEKNYYRILNEAKIPIPKLFKPEEIDRPVIVKLPEAKRKVERGFFFAVNKEDFEAKLNELFKNNIIDNEGLKNMVIEEFVFGAHFNLNYFYSPIFNRLELISVDRRIQSDWDSLYRLPADIQIKLGRIPRLIEVGHEPVTIRESLLEKVFEIGYRFVEATQKLEPPGIIGPFTLQVMVTPDLDLIVYDVAPRIGGGTNAYMGIGSQYSKFYFGKPISLGRRIALEIKHAIINNLTEKILT; encoded by the coding sequence ATGAACGTTAAGATAGCTGCACTAGCTAGCCATTCTGCTCTTGACGTCTTCGATGGAGCTAAGGATGAAGGCTTTCAAACAATAGGGCTGTGCAAAAAGGGGAGAGAAAAGCCTTATTTGGAATTTAAGGCAATCTTAGATAAGTGTATAATCTTAGATGATTTTAAAGAAATAGTCTCAGATGAGGTGCAAGATAGATTACTCAGCGAAAACGCAATAATTATCCCTAATAGGAGCTTAGCAGTTTATGTAGGTTATGATGGAATAGAAAAAATGAAAACGAAAGTCTTTGGCAATAGATACATGTTACGATGGGAAGAAAGAGTTGGTGAGAAGAATTATTATAGAATATTAAATGAGGCAAAAATACCTATACCAAAATTATTCAAACCAGAAGAGATCGATAGGCCAGTAATAGTTAAACTACCTGAGGCTAAAAGGAAAGTTGAGAGGGGATTCTTTTTCGCTGTAAATAAGGAAGATTTCGAAGCTAAACTTAATGAATTATTTAAAAATAACATAATAGATAATGAAGGATTAAAAAATATGGTAATAGAGGAATTTGTATTCGGAGCTCATTTTAATCTTAACTACTTTTACAGTCCAATATTTAATAGGCTAGAACTAATAAGCGTAGATAGAAGAATTCAAAGTGATTGGGATAGCTTATATAGATTACCTGCTGACATACAAATAAAATTAGGTAGGATACCGAGACTGATAGAGGTTGGCCACGAGCCGGTAACAATAAGAGAAAGTCTGTTAGAAAAAGTATTTGAGATAGGATATAGATTTGTAGAGGCTACACAAAAACTTGAGCCTCCTGGAATAATAGGACCCTTTACTCTACAGGTTATGGTAACTCCAGATTTAGATCTTATCGTATACGATGTAGCCCCAAGAATTGGAGGTGGTACAAATGCATATATGGGAATTGGGAGTCAATATTCTAAATTTTACTTCGGAAAACCAATAAGTTTAGGAAGAAGAATAGCATTAGAGATAAAGCATGCTATAATAAATAATCTTACCGAAAAAATACTAACTTAA
- a CDS encoding formate--phosphoribosylaminoimidazolecarboxamide ligase, whose translation MIVATIGSHSALQILHGAKKEGFQTMVITDNRRKEFYKNFSFIDYILAYTNLDEAVSLINEIKDNGILIPHGSLVEYLGKERVDRIETKIFGNRRIFEWEADQKKKMELLRKSNIKIPEVFERPEDVDRLVIVKLNGAKGGKGYFLARNKSEVKEGIRKLIETKIIRDENEVIIQEYVVGVPMYFQFFYSNIINRTEIFGIDIRYETNMDGLKRLPFEYSKELNINPTFVVVGNIPAVARESLLPVALEYADNFVRTTKELVSPGMIGPFCLESIVTDNSDIVVFEFSGRIVAGTNLYVNGSPYSWLYWDEPMSMGRRIAREIKIANEKDRLSLVVS comes from the coding sequence ATGATAGTTGCTACAATCGGAAGTCATTCTGCATTACAAATCTTACATGGAGCCAAAAAGGAAGGTTTTCAAACTATGGTAATAACAGATAATAGAAGGAAAGAGTTTTATAAAAATTTTAGTTTTATCGATTATATTTTAGCATATACTAATTTAGATGAAGCTGTCTCTTTAATCAATGAAATAAAGGATAACGGTATATTGATACCCCATGGAAGCTTAGTAGAATATTTAGGTAAGGAAAGAGTAGATAGAATTGAGACAAAAATCTTTGGGAATAGAAGAATATTCGAATGGGAGGCTGATCAGAAAAAGAAAATGGAACTACTTAGAAAGTCAAACATAAAGATTCCTGAGGTATTTGAAAGACCGGAAGATGTGGATAGATTAGTAATTGTAAAACTTAACGGAGCTAAAGGGGGAAAAGGATACTTCTTAGCTAGGAACAAAAGTGAAGTAAAAGAGGGAATTCGAAAGCTCATTGAGACTAAAATAATAAGAGATGAAAATGAAGTAATTATCCAAGAATATGTTGTCGGAGTCCCAATGTATTTTCAATTTTTCTATAGTAATATTATAAATAGAACAGAAATCTTTGGAATAGATATAAGATATGAGACTAATATGGATGGACTTAAAAGACTTCCTTTTGAGTATAGTAAAGAACTTAACATAAACCCAACGTTTGTAGTTGTTGGTAATATTCCGGCTGTGGCTAGAGAAAGCCTACTACCAGTTGCTTTAGAATACGCTGATAATTTCGTTAGAACTACTAAGGAATTAGTATCTCCAGGTATGATAGGGCCATTTTGTTTGGAATCAATAGTAACTGATAATTCAGATATAGTAGTTTTCGAGTTCTCTGGAAGAATAGTTGCCGGAACTAATTTATACGTAAATGGGAGCCCATATAGTTGGCTTTACTGGGATGAGCCCATGAGTATGGGAAGAAGAATCGCAAGAGAAATCAAAATTGCTAATGAAAAAGATAGGTTAAGTTTAGTGGTGAGTTAA
- a CDS encoding adenylosuccinate synthetase has translation MLELVVGGFFGDEGKGKVAAYLGIKDKPKLSVRTGSINAGHTVIYSGKIWKLRIIPSAFVNKSTELALAPGALTSLEVLFKEMRETETYDRLYIDSHVGIITEDEVREEKNDPHLINVIGSTGQGVGYAESKRILRKLKLAKDYKELEKFIIDVPNKILDYLDNGHNILIEGTQGHYLSLYHGEYPYVTSRNTTASGILSEAGIGPKYVDHIIITFKSYVTRVGKGPLEGELTEEDAKKLGLTEYGTVTGRLRRVAPFNVKLAREAIRINSATIVAITKLDALFKDAYRVREYEKLPAEARKWLDELEEELKTPIGLIGTGEDAYDMIDLREEVE, from the coding sequence ATGCTAGAATTAGTAGTTGGAGGATTTTTTGGCGATGAAGGAAAGGGAAAAGTAGCGGCTTATTTGGGTATTAAAGATAAACCAAAATTAAGCGTGAGAACTGGATCTATTAATGCCGGACATACCGTTATATATTCGGGAAAGATATGGAAGCTAAGGATTATTCCATCTGCATTTGTAAATAAATCCACAGAATTAGCTCTAGCTCCTGGTGCACTTACGTCATTAGAAGTCCTATTTAAGGAGATGAGAGAAACTGAAACTTATGATAGATTATATATTGATTCTCATGTTGGAATCATAACTGAAGATGAGGTAAGAGAAGAGAAAAACGATCCACATCTTATAAATGTAATTGGAAGCACTGGTCAAGGTGTAGGTTATGCAGAAAGTAAAAGAATATTAAGAAAATTAAAGTTAGCAAAAGATTACAAAGAACTTGAGAAGTTTATCATAGATGTTCCTAATAAAATATTGGATTACTTAGATAATGGTCACAATATCCTTATAGAAGGAACGCAAGGACATTATTTAAGTCTATACCATGGCGAGTATCCATACGTAACTAGTAGAAACACTACTGCATCAGGGATATTAAGCGAGGCTGGAATAGGACCAAAATATGTAGATCACATAATAATTACCTTCAAGAGTTACGTCACCAGAGTAGGAAAAGGTCCACTGGAAGGTGAGTTAACAGAAGAAGACGCAAAAAAACTCGGTTTAACAGAATATGGTACGGTAACTGGAAGATTAAGGAGAGTAGCACCATTTAACGTTAAACTTGCTAGAGAAGCAATTAGAATAAATTCAGCTACAATAGTTGCGATAACTAAACTAGATGCCTTATTTAAGGACGCATATAGAGTGAGAGAATATGAAAAATTACCTGCTGAGGCTAGGAAGTGGTTAGATGAATTAGAAGAAGAGCTAAAAACACCTATTGGACTTATTGGCACTGGAGAAGATGCATACGATATGATAGATCTGAGAGAGGAGGTGGAATAA
- a CDS encoding NAD(P)/FAD-dependent oxidoreductase encodes MSSYDVVIIGGGPAGLFAAYELVSLAKENVTNYKILLVDKGARASKRTCPLLSPKEKCTFCDPCHIMYGFGGAGTFSSGIINLRPDIGGELHEITRSWDKAQELINYVDDIFVKFGAPKDRVFEPNMEKVKEIQRRAAKVGAEFVPIRQRHMGTDKTPLIIENIVNYVEKKGIKIGELTEVIDIEKKGNKFLLKTSRGEIESRIVLVAPGRAGAKWFYEQSKKLGVDTIPGPLDIGVRVETESFVFDELTEAVWDPKVILYSKRYDDKVRTFCVNPRGYIMKEVYDDGTIGVNGETYVDKKSNNTNFAFLTTIKLSDPLEDTIEYGKSIARLMTRLGGGKPILQRLIDFQKGRRSTWERINRSTVKPTLRDVTPGDISMGLPYRVVDNLIDGLERLDSIAPGIFSSNTLLYAPEIKYYSVRAVVDNNMETVVDNLFAAGDGTGLSRGINVAAATGILAARGIAIKLGLD; translated from the coding sequence ATGAGCTCTTATGATGTTGTGATAATCGGAGGAGGTCCAGCTGGGCTATTCGCTGCGTATGAGCTAGTGAGTTTGGCTAAAGAAAATGTTACTAACTATAAGATATTATTAGTTGATAAGGGAGCTAGAGCAAGTAAAAGAACTTGCCCACTTTTATCTCCGAAGGAGAAATGTACATTTTGTGATCCATGTCATATCATGTATGGTTTTGGTGGAGCGGGAACGTTCAGTAGTGGAATAATAAACCTAAGGCCAGATATTGGAGGAGAATTGCATGAAATAACTAGAAGTTGGGATAAGGCACAAGAATTAATAAACTACGTTGACGATATTTTCGTAAAATTTGGAGCACCAAAGGACAGAGTATTTGAACCAAATATGGAAAAAGTCAAAGAAATACAAAGAAGAGCTGCAAAAGTAGGTGCTGAGTTTGTTCCAATTAGGCAAAGACATATGGGGACCGATAAAACACCATTAATAATAGAGAATATTGTAAACTATGTTGAAAAGAAGGGAATTAAAATAGGAGAGCTAACTGAGGTTATAGATATAGAAAAGAAGGGTAATAAATTCCTACTTAAAACTTCAAGAGGTGAAATAGAGTCTAGAATAGTCCTTGTGGCCCCGGGAAGAGCCGGTGCTAAATGGTTCTATGAGCAATCTAAAAAATTAGGGGTTGATACAATACCAGGGCCATTAGATATAGGAGTAAGAGTAGAAACTGAGTCATTTGTGTTTGATGAACTTACAGAAGCTGTATGGGATCCCAAGGTGATATTATACTCTAAGAGATATGACGATAAAGTAAGAACGTTCTGTGTTAATCCAAGAGGATATATTATGAAGGAGGTTTATGACGATGGAACTATTGGAGTTAATGGAGAAACCTATGTTGATAAAAAGAGTAATAATACTAATTTCGCATTCTTAACTACTATTAAGCTTTCAGATCCACTTGAGGATACTATAGAATATGGAAAGAGCATAGCTAGATTAATGACTAGACTAGGTGGTGGTAAACCAATATTGCAAAGGCTGATAGATTTTCAAAAAGGAAGAAGGAGTACATGGGAGAGAATAAACAGATCTACCGTAAAACCAACTTTAAGAGATGTAACACCAGGTGATATAAGTATGGGACTTCCTTATAGAGTAGTGGATAATTTAATAGATGGTTTAGAAAGGCTAGATAGTATAGCGCCAGGTATATTCTCTTCAAATACACTTCTATATGCGCCTGAAATAAAATATTATAGCGTAAGAGCTGTAGTGGATAATAATATGGAAACTGTAGTGGATAATTTATTTGCAGCTGGTGATGGGACTGGACTTTCTAGGGGAATAAACGTAGCTGCTGCAACTGGTATATTGGCCGCAAGAGGAATTGCTATTAAGTTAGGGTTAGATTAA
- the cyaB gene encoding class IV adenylate cyclase yields the protein MIEKEVKIVVEYPSLNELKESLEKELKLLDIEKQEDIYFNYVYRNFKITDEAVRIRVNTKGIELTYKGPKLHSSLKAREEISIIVNDLNKTIELLGKIGFYPVITIKKTRINYLDKSFIISLDSVENLGQFIEIEAINEISDQEIQNYTSNFIRKYEIKGKLTTKSYLELLIDKYEANFRSNSNTY from the coding sequence ATGATCGAAAAAGAGGTTAAAATAGTAGTTGAATACCCATCATTAAACGAGCTAAAAGAGTCATTGGAAAAAGAACTAAAATTATTGGATATAGAAAAACAAGAAGATATTTATTTTAATTATGTTTACCGAAATTTCAAAATAACTGATGAAGCAGTTAGAATAAGGGTTAATACTAAAGGAATAGAGCTTACATATAAGGGGCCTAAATTACACTCGTCATTAAAAGCTCGAGAAGAAATATCTATAATTGTAAATGACCTTAATAAAACAATTGAACTTCTGGGGAAAATAGGATTTTATCCTGTTATAACTATCAAAAAGACTAGAATAAATTACTTAGATAAATCATTTATTATATCGTTAGATTCAGTCGAGAACCTGGGGCAGTTCATAGAAATAGAAGCCATTAATGAAATTAGTGATCAAGAGATCCAGAACTATACTTCTAACTTCATTAGAAAATATGAGATAAAAGGAAAGTTAACGACAAAATCTTATCTAGAGTTACTAATTGATAAATATGAAGCGAATTTCAGGTCAAATAGCAATACTTACTGA
- a CDS encoding Lrp/AsnC family transcriptional regulator, whose translation MDLSEISDIDKEILMKLEYDFPFDPEPFKIISEELKISEEELLNRIKKLLENGVIKRIGMYVSFRAKGMDGALIAARIPPDKIERFRKIALGIKELTHNYVRDHPKYNIWFVLKASDRDTLNKNVKELLSQVDCNDYIILYSKRTLKLSVKYDVIRGVSWSPNNSIRSLNRVPTAEELGIDKQLLTELSYPLKISQRPFKEIAEKHKMKEDELIELVKELYDKNVIKDYGATLNGEKIGIVENGMVLLDTNNVEKACEKLALNIPEATHVVLRESNDESWKYLCYSMIHASKKETIRSVAKEISKETDSRSYMILFSLENLKPGIVI comes from the coding sequence ATGGATTTATCCGAAATTTCAGATATTGATAAGGAAATATTGATGAAACTAGAATACGACTTTCCCTTTGATCCTGAACCTTTTAAAATTATTAGTGAAGAACTAAAAATTTCCGAGGAAGAATTATTAAATAGAATTAAAAAACTACTAGAAAATGGTGTAATTAAAAGAATAGGAATGTATGTTAGTTTTAGAGCAAAGGGAATGGATGGAGCGTTAATTGCAGCACGTATTCCTCCAGATAAGATAGAAAGGTTTAGGAAGATTGCACTAGGAATTAAAGAACTAACTCACAATTATGTTAGGGATCATCCAAAGTATAATATATGGTTTGTTTTAAAAGCAAGTGATAGAGATACGCTAAACAAGAATGTTAAAGAATTACTTAGCCAGGTGGATTGTAATGATTATATTATATTATATTCTAAAAGAACATTGAAATTAAGTGTAAAATATGATGTTATAAGAGGTGTATCATGGAGTCCAAATAACTCCATAAGGAGTCTTAATAGAGTTCCTACAGCAGAAGAACTAGGAATAGATAAACAGTTATTAACAGAGCTATCTTATCCATTAAAAATTTCACAAAGGCCATTTAAAGAAATAGCTGAAAAACATAAAATGAAAGAAGATGAGCTAATTGAATTAGTTAAAGAATTATATGATAAAAACGTAATTAAAGATTATGGGGCAACTCTTAATGGAGAGAAAATAGGAATAGTTGAAAATGGAATGGTTCTTCTAGATACTAATAATGTAGAAAAAGCTTGTGAAAAGTTAGCTTTAAACATCCCGGAGGCTACACATGTAGTACTTAGAGAATCTAACGATGAAAGTTGGAAATATTTGTGCTACAGTATGATACATGCAAGTAAGAAAGAAACTATAAGAAGTGTAGCAAAAGAGATTTCAAAAGAAACAGATTCAAGAAGCTACATGATATTATTCAGCTTAGAGAACCTAAAACCTGGAATCGTTATTTAG
- the ilvA gene encoding threonine ammonia-lyase gives MNYLEYFDRIKLAKEKIEKYVHTTPIDYSTTFSRIINAKVYLKLENLQKTGSFKVRGAFNKLLSLKEEDKKKGVIAVSAGNHAQGVAYAASTLNIRSTIVMPETAPASKYLATRSYGAEVILYGKYLHESMKKAEELIQNTGLIFVHPYGDLDVIIGQGTIGLELYDIEPDYVIIPIGGGGLISGISIALKYRFPNVKIIGVQSSSSPSMKVSKNLGRLVEIEPGYSIADGILVKSPSELTFGIINELVDDIVLVDDEEIAEAIVLLLERSKTLAEGAGAASLASIISGKVKVNGIGKRVISLISGGNIDLSLLSTLTEKFLYRQKRVVKVRVIVPDKPGQLNKVLSYVVKIRGNIIDIVHDRHSSDVLPGYTKIYITFELQSSEALSSLLMNLANEGIDVKIVE, from the coding sequence ATGAATTATTTAGAATATTTTGATAGAATTAAGTTAGCAAAAGAGAAAATAGAAAAATATGTACATACTACTCCAATAGACTATTCTACAACATTTTCTAGGATTATAAACGCAAAAGTTTATCTTAAATTAGAAAACTTACAGAAAACGGGGTCATTTAAAGTTAGAGGTGCATTTAATAAACTATTATCTCTGAAGGAGGAAGACAAAAAGAAAGGCGTTATTGCCGTCTCAGCAGGTAATCATGCTCAAGGAGTCGCATATGCTGCCTCAACGTTAAATATTAGATCAACTATAGTGATGCCAGAAACAGCTCCAGCTTCTAAGTATTTAGCTACAAGATCCTATGGTGCAGAGGTGATCCTATATGGCAAGTATTTGCATGAGAGTATGAAGAAAGCAGAAGAATTAATTCAAAATACTGGTTTAATATTTGTTCATCCTTATGGCGATTTAGATGTGATAATCGGACAAGGTACTATAGGATTAGAATTATATGATATTGAACCAGATTACGTAATTATTCCAATAGGAGGTGGAGGACTAATTTCTGGTATAAGTATAGCTTTAAAGTATAGATTTCCAAATGTCAAGATAATAGGCGTTCAGTCTTCCTCTTCTCCTTCTATGAAGGTTTCTAAGAATCTTGGAAGACTTGTAGAAATAGAGCCGGGTTATTCTATAGCTGATGGCATACTAGTTAAATCTCCTTCTGAACTAACCTTTGGGATCATTAATGAATTAGTAGACGATATAGTATTAGTAGATGATGAAGAAATTGCTGAAGCAATAGTTTTACTACTAGAAAGAAGTAAAACATTAGCAGAAGGAGCAGGAGCTGCTTCACTAGCGTCAATAATCTCGGGGAAGGTTAAAGTGAATGGAATAGGCAAAAGGGTAATTTCACTAATAAGTGGAGGGAATATTGACTTGTCCTTATTATCTACTCTAACTGAGAAGTTCTTATATAGGCAAAAAAGGGTCGTCAAAGTAAGGGTAATAGTTCCAGATAAGCCAGGGCAATTAAATAAAGTATTAAGTTATGTGGTTAAGATCAGAGGTAATATAATCGATATAGTTCACGATAGGCATAGTAGCGATGTACTACCAGGATATACTAAAATATATATAACTTTCGAGCTTCAATCTTCAGAAGCTCTTAGCTCACTTTTGATGAATTTAGCAAATGAAGGAATAGATGTTAAAATTGTAGAATAG
- a CDS encoding HIT family protein — protein sequence MNVLWAPWRAKYISETSKAKQDECLFCRVIKEENDEQNYVVYRGKHAFIILNAFPYNTAHVMVVPYRHIPSIELLSNDEALDIFNLTSVAIKAIREIYTPDGFNIGVNIGRVAGAGIEAHMHVHIVPRWNGDSNFMPVIFNTKVMPETLGDTFKKLNAKINEIMKKPSKSE from the coding sequence ATGAATGTTTTATGGGCGCCATGGAGAGCTAAGTATATATCTGAAACCAGCAAGGCGAAACAAGACGAATGCTTATTTTGTAGAGTAATAAAAGAAGAGAACGACGAACAAAATTACGTAGTATATAGGGGAAAACATGCTTTCATAATACTTAATGCATTTCCTTATAATACTGCACATGTAATGGTCGTCCCTTATAGGCATATCCCTTCAATTGAGCTTTTAAGTAACGATGAAGCATTAGACATATTTAATTTAACTAGTGTCGCAATAAAAGCTATAAGAGAAATTTATACTCCAGATGGTTTCAACATAGGTGTAAATATAGGCAGAGTCGCTGGAGCGGGTATAGAAGCTCACATGCATGTGCATATTGTACCAAGATGGAATGGTGATTCCAATTTTATGCCAGTTATTTTTAATACTAAGGTTATGCCGGAGACACTTGGAGATACGTTTAAAAAATTAAATGCAAAAATTAATGAGATTATGAAGAAGCCCTCGAAATCTGAGTAA
- a CDS encoding RsmB/NOP family class I SAM-dependent RNA methyltransferase, whose amino-acid sequence MENRIARYLSEHANLFHISPSYNAKRLASKYGFLDYMIERYLNMFSNKEELEEYLNSCSFPLKKSIRCNTLRINCKKLEEMMLDKGFILEKVKWLQHGYIIKKTPPKPSLGSTLEYLMGYYHIQGLASMVPAYVLNPLQDDFVLDMAAAPGGKTTQLSQIMQNKGLVVAVEKKRNRIRSLLSNVNRLGAENVILIKTDVSNLRKINKFQFDRILLDAPCSGEGLIQRDPTRRYKTTMDDLRDFAYLQLSLIEIAYELLKEGGYIVYSTCSVAPEEDELIVNFAIEELGMKTISVEGYPASNGYVEYYNTRFNNDVKNCLRFFPHIQGTEGFFLCLLKKE is encoded by the coding sequence ATGGAAAATCGCATAGCGAGATATTTAAGTGAACATGCCAATTTGTTTCATATTTCTCCTAGCTATAATGCTAAAAGATTAGCCTCTAAATATGGATTTTTAGATTATATGATAGAGCGATATTTGAATATGTTTAGTAATAAAGAAGAATTAGAAGAATATCTAAATTCTTGTAGTTTTCCTTTAAAAAAGAGTATTAGATGTAATACACTAAGAATTAATTGCAAAAAATTGGAAGAGATGATGCTAGATAAAGGATTTATTTTGGAAAAAGTCAAATGGCTTCAACATGGTTATATAATTAAAAAAACTCCACCTAAGCCATCTCTAGGTTCTACACTGGAGTATCTTATGGGATATTATCATATTCAAGGGCTAGCTTCTATGGTGCCAGCATACGTTCTAAATCCCTTACAAGATGATTTTGTTTTAGATATGGCTGCAGCACCAGGCGGGAAAACTACACAATTATCTCAAATAATGCAAAATAAAGGTTTGGTAGTAGCAGTTGAGAAAAAACGCAATAGAATTAGATCTCTTCTCAGTAATGTTAATAGGTTAGGAGCAGAAAATGTTATACTAATTAAAACCGATGTATCAAACTTAAGAAAAATAAATAAATTTCAATTCGATAGAATCTTATTAGATGCACCTTGTAGCGGTGAAGGATTAATACAAAGGGATCCTACTAGACGATATAAAACCACAATGGATGACTTAAGAGATTTTGCATATTTGCAGTTATCTCTAATCGAAATAGCATATGAACTCTTGAAAGAGGGTGGTTATATTGTTTATTCAACATGCAGTGTGGCACCGGAAGAGGACGAATTAATTGTTAATTTCGCCATCGAAGAGTTAGGTATGAAAACTATAAGTGTAGAAGGATATCCTGCTTCTAATGGATACGTAGAGTATTATAATACTAGATTTAATAATGATGTGAAGAATTGTTTAAGATTTTTTCCTCATATACAAGGTACTGAAGGGTTTTTCCTATGCCTTTTAAAGAAGGAATAA